In Sesamum indicum cultivar Zhongzhi No. 13 linkage group LG8, S_indicum_v1.0, whole genome shotgun sequence, the sequence tatatattaatatcatgtggtgatcaaaatatatcaataggtactatatatatacgacATAAAAATATGTGCTAACATTGTTATGCAACTAGTCAAGGTAACACGTTAATTAGATTGTCATAGTTAATGTTTTTCACATGATCCGATCGTCTATGATCAAATAACACGTACGTGTTTACTATTGTAGATGCTGATTAAGATTAATGCACATTTATgcgaatttttgtttaattaatatgttgcCTTATTCCTCGATTGATCATATCTATTCTGAAATACGTATAATGTTACCCATAATAATCTGATGAGCTCATGAGTTTCAAATCGAATTTAACGCAGTAATTATATAGTGATACACTCAAAATCTTTTATggaccatatatatatataatatttactctcTTTACAAAATAATCGCTGTGTGTATTAAGCTAATCTAATCAAACTCATCTGAAATAGAAATTAAGGGACACGTTATCCAAGCGCGTGGTAAACTAAACTTGCATCTTTTTCCTAGGCttttaacataaaatcatGGGATTGaatacatttttggtcccgtaattttaattttttaaaatagtattttaatcctgtatcattaattttaatttttgggatctcaattttttttcttgccgGAGCGCAAAAAGATTCAAAAACATAATGCTATACAAGAAAGTTAAAGTACAACAATGCTGACAAAAATGAGCTAATAGGAATTGCagccccaattttaaaaggtcACTTGAGAtgcatatgtattttttcGTTGAGAAAAGTGAActctagcaaaaaaaaataaaaataaaaaattagaaagatgTAGAATGAAATGCTATCATATAAACTTAAAGGACGAAAATGTCAAACAACCTaaattatgggacaaaaatgcaattaagccTAAAATCATGCCACCTTAATAATAAACATGGAAAATATTTATGGTGTGAATGAGAAAACTATGTTGTATATATCTATTGTAGGTAATGTAGAGCTAAATTACAGtgttattataaattcatgttaaagaataatatttttggtctcacAAAAGCCCGttttacttttgatcccatttattatgagaatattaacacttttggtcctgtaattaaaaaaaaaaatagcattttttattctcatcCACTTTTTTATCTACAATTTAACGGTGTAGTCCATATGTCTGTATGTGAtcgttaaatatttttagttggAGAGAAAAATTGGTTTATTTTCCATCTTGCGaccatttcttgaaaaaaatataactacattTGCGGAAAAAAAGTAAATCTTGAAGAAAGTTAGGGCAAAAGAAAAcgatttttttcttctctcacaaaaattaaatcatatcattttcatatttctatAAGTTGAAGCCAAGTAGAAATAACACAAGAATCATGTCTTCCACAAGTGAATCAAGTTGGCTAAATGAAGTACTCATTCGccactattaaaaaaatactcaatTTTTCCAccgacaaaaaaattgttcacGACAGCATTCAATAGTAGTAACAACTCTAAAATGTTGTATATCATTTTGAGATAATGTTCTGTATATATAAGTATGACGAATATTGTATCcacattattcaatatattaacgagttattatatatatgtcatatttaAACTCAGTAGAATACGTATTATTTTCCTTTGTGCTTCCTATAGAAGTAAGAGGCAAAAAATACtgttcatttatttcaatttaaaattacttctacttaaattttttttccatgataaataaataactctcaagtttataataatatctcATGTATGCTTACAATTAGTTAGTAGGAtgtgcaattaaaaaaattaaataaatcaatgacaaatgataattaatcaaGTAAAGCTCAAAATTAAACTTGGAACCTGATGAGAAcataaaaatcacaaaaaacttacttatttaattaattgtgtatgTGTTGTTAGTTTTTGTgtgaggatatatatataataataataattgattataaataatattcagaATAAAGATAAGAATGTTTCacataattccaaattaataatcaagaaaacaatttctcttctcaataataattaaattgacaagcaaataaattacaagcacttaaaaaaaagagcGGTCAAATTCAAGTGTGAATCCCTGCGGAGTCACAGAAAGTTGTCCAAGTCCATCCCCCGGAACCCTATCCTCCACGACTGAGCTGCCATCACCTCCTCCAAAGCCCGGTGGTGGTGAGAAAGGACTCGGCTCCACCGCTGCCATTGCTGCCGCCTCCACGACCATCAGATTCTCCGCCTGCTGGGAAACGTTCTTACTCAAATCCTCCATCGCTTCCTTCAGTTGAACCAGCTCTTCCATACTCAGATCCTTAATCGGAGCCTCCCACCACCTCCCTCCGCTTGGGCCCTCCTTCCTCAACCGGCTGAGCTCCACGCCTCGCCTTCTCTCCGCATCCAGCCGGCCGAGCACGTCGTGCAGCTGCACGTTGAGTTCCCGCACGCTGGCACTCCGATGGGCCTCCACGAGTTGCACCGCGGTGGTCGTGACAGGCGGCGCAGCAGCAACCGGAGGCGTCGATGGCGCCAGGTAGCGTTCAACAACCGATTCGACGCTAGGGTGGCCAAAGGAAAAGACCTTTTTTCCTGGCGAGAAGACAACAATGGCGATCTCAGCGCCGCAGAGGATGCAAAGCTCGCTGGCTTTCTTGAAAAGACCAGAGCGACGCTTGGAGAAGGTGACGAGCAGATTGCTTTCTTTCGACATTCTCGTCATCTCGATCTTCTGGCGGCCTCTGCTACTCTTTCTCGCCATTGTTAACGTTCGAAGATGAATTTGTGTGTCCTAAGAATAAGCAGCAGGACGAGGGTTTGTTAGAAAAAGGTTGCTGTCTCCTTATATACTGCTAACTCAGCAATTAATGCTCCTAATTCACA encodes:
- the LOC105169461 gene encoding agamous-like MADS-box protein AGL62, whose product is MARKSSRGRQKIEMTRMSKESNLLVTFSKRRSGLFKKASELCILCGAEIAIVVFSPGKKVFSFGHPSVESVVERYLAPSTPPVAAAPPVTTTAVQLVEAHRSASVRELNVQLHDVLGRLDAERRRGVELSRLRKEGPSGGRWWEAPIKDLSMEELVQLKEAMEDLSKNVSQQAENLMVVEAAAMAAVEPSPFSPPPGFGGGDGSSVVEDRVPGDGLGQLSVTPQGFTLEFDRSFF